The genomic region CCGAAATGCAGAAAAAACAGAACGAAAAAAATGCTGTAATAGCTTTTATAGGAAACGATGGCATCGTCAAGCAGGAGGGAGAAAAAATAATAATTACTACAATAACAGAGACATACATGGTCAAACCAAATTCACGCAGTCTTGATTTGCGGTAGATATCATTATAGGTTCCCACCAATGCATATATGGCCACCCAGGCAATCGGTAAAACAGTAATCCCCAGATAAAAATTTTTATCCGGCAAAAAAGGTACTGGGCTCCCATACAAAGCAGCCTCAATTCCTACTTTCCGGTAAATGTAAAAGCAAGCCCATGCGAACATAGCCGATAAAAGATCCGCTATCACATACTTGATAATTTGACGCGGTTTGTTCATTAATTCGAAATCAGCTTTAAATTATCAACGTAAACGGTACCTTCTGTCAATCCTCCTTCCAGCGCTACGCGAAAATAAATCTTGAACTTCAGCACATCCGAATTCGCGTTTACATAGGGGCCTAAACGAATATAAATTTTGTTCCAGTCCGGTTTTGTATTCAGGCGAATGATCGGAATTGTTTTTTCACCGGAGAACGTGGTACCCAAAAAGCCCATAATAAAAGGCTGTGTGCAGCGATAATCCATTTCTAAATAAACATCCTTTCCGGGTGTAAGTTGATAGCCATCACCAACGGTCCGGCATTCTATAAAATTTGCCGCGGTCGTCACCTGCATTTTCAGACTTCGCCGACCTTCAAAAACATCAACAGAATCAGGTAAGATGTTGGCAAGGCTAATTCCTGTTGTATCCAGACTGATACCACCACCGCTGGTATCCTTTTCAAAATCTTCGAACCAGGTATACTGTAGGGCAGGGAAGTAGGCTACAGTTATTGTATCCAGTCCACTTACCTGACCGGGAATAAGGTCAACATCTGTTTCAAAAAATCGATATAAAGGATAAAATTCATTCGTAGAGGCGATACCATTTGCTTCAATTCCCGCAGCGAAACTAATTTTTTTCTTACCACTTCCCAAAATCGGAAAACGAGCCGGTAATTCATAGGTCCCTACATAAGCACCATCTGCAAATACCCATACATCAGTGATCTTACCTGAGGCTGATCCCTGAGTCGGATAATTTGAAGTTGTTTTAAATCCCTTTACTTCGATATAGGCAGGAATTTCTTCATCAGGATTGATCAGATTACATGAAGCAAGGCAAAGTAAAATAGCTGGAAACAACCAATACGAAATCACTTGAATTTTCTTCATCTTCTTCAATTCAGCTTAGTACTATGAAACAATAGAGGGGAGTAATTTCAATTTATCAATGACCTGATAGGCCACATTCAAAGCGGCGTACCCGTCATCAATAGAAACTTTAGGTGTTTTATCCTCTACAATGGCTTCGGCAAAAGATCTTAACTCCTCCCGGATTGCGTTGGAATCTTCGACACCGGGATTCTCAAAATATATTTGCTTTACCGGCTTTCCATCACCCATTTCAAGAAGAACGGCTAGTGGATCAGGATCACCCTCTACTTCTTTCAGGCGAACGACTTCAGTGCTCTTTTTGAGAAAATCAACGGAGATATAAGCATCCCGTTGGAAGAATCTTGTTTTTCGCATATTCTTCAATGATATTCTGCTTGCCGTCAAATTCGCCACACATCCGTTATCAAATTCTATACGGGCATTAGCGATATCAGGTGTATCACTGACTACAGCAACTCCACTTGTACTTATCTTTTTCACTGATGATCTCACCACGCTTAAAACAATATCAATATCGTGAATCATCAAATCAAGTACCACCGAAACATCAGTACCTCGTGGATTGAATTGTGCCAGTCTATGCGTTTCAATAAACATCGGTTGATGCAGATAAGGGCTTGCTGCTTTAAATGCAGGATTAAACCGCTCTACATGTCCTATTTGAACTTTCATATCCGCCTCTTTCGCCAGGCGAATAAGGTCTTTGGATTCCTGCAAGGTATTGGCTAAAGGTTTTTCAATAAATACATGCCTTGACATCCGTAATGCTTTGCTGGCACATTCATAATGATTCACGGTAGGTGTTACTACATCAACCACCTCCACTTGCTCAATCAGCTCCTCCATGGTTTTAAAATTCCTGATACCCAGTTCCTGACTTACCTTTTCGGAGGTTATAGGATCCGGGTCATAAAACCCAACCAACTCATATACATCCTTTAACTCAAGGATCTGTCTTAAATGAATTTTACCCAGATGCCCTGCGCCTAACACACCAACTTTCAACATATTGGAAATTTTTACAAAATTATTCGTTTTTAGCATGCCCTCTGTTGAAAAGAGGTCAGGAATTTTATGAGAAACGTAAAATATTTCATTCATGGCTCGGTACATTTGTTCTCAAATGCTTCAGGATTCATTCAGACATCAAGGCCTTCGCAGGCAATTAGTTGCGCAGTTACGCGAAAAGGGAATTCAAAATGAAATGGTACTGGAGGCCATTGGAAAAATTCCACGACATCTGTTCATGGACAATGCATTTTTGGAGTTTGCCTATCAGGACAAAGCTTTTCCTATTGCTTGTGGACAAACTATATCTCAACCTTTTACTGTTGCTTACCAAACCCAATTACTCGACCCGGCAAAGGGTGAAAAAGTATTGGAAATCGGGACCGGAAGCGGATATCAATCTGCTGTATTGGCTGAGTCGGGTGCCAAAGTATTTTCTATTGAGCGGCATAAACCTTTGCATGAAGAAACGAGGAAAAGGCTTGACCAGTTAAATTACTTCAGTATTAAAACGCATTACGGAGATGGATTCAAGGGCCTTCCCGCTTTTGCTCCCTTTGATAAGATATTAGTAACCTGCGGTGCTCCTGAAATTCCTCAAATACTTTTAGGACAACTTAAAGTAGGAGGGATCATGGTTATTCCGGTAGGTTCTTTAACCGAGCAGGTGATGACCACCGTAATCAAAAAGCCCGGTGGTGAAATAGAAATTATTCATTTCGACACTTTTCGATTTGTCCCTATGCTTGGTGACAAAGTTCGTTGATATTAAATGATTTATAAAATAGAATATAAAAGCCTCATGACATTGTGTCGTGAGGCTTTCTTAATCGCATGTCACTATGTCTGAATATTTGGAGTTTTTTTGGACTGGTATACCAATTGATAATGGGTGTTTTGAACTATAAAATCTAAAAAAATGACACTCATTAAATTCAAAAACGAAAGTCCGGCCCGGACATTATTCCCTAACTCAGTTGATCTATTCAACGAATTCTTCAGTGACTATGCAGGATCTGATTTCAGAAAATGGAATGCACCAGCCGTAAACATCAGTGAGAACGAAACCATGTACAAATTAAACCTGGCTGTTCCCGGATTAAAAAGGAAGACTTCAAAATTGCACTGGAAGAAAACACCTTAGTGGTTAGCGCTGAACGTAAGCAGGAAAGCAATGAAAAAACCGAACGCTATACAAGGAAGGAATTTTCATTCTCCTCTTTTACACGCAGATTCAGTCTTCCTGAAAATGTAGATCAGGCTGGTATTGTTGCCAATTACGAGGATGGAATTATGGAATTGCAACTGCCGAAGAAAGCGGAAGAAAAGCCAAAAGCCAGAGAAATAAGTATCAAATAATTTTACGCAAAAAGCGTATCGCAAATCACATAAAATGCCTGTCCATTCTTCGGACGGGCATTTTTACTTTATAAACAACAGCAATAGGTAAAACACTTTCCTATGAATGTTAACGCTATAAATTGATTCTCATAGACTACTTTCGCAGGCAGAATCTGCATATGAGCACAAAGAAGAAGACGATAAAAAAATCCGGCAAACCCGTCATATTGGTGACCAACGATGATGGTATAACGGCACCGGGCATACGCAATTTAGTAGAAGCGATGAAATTGATAGGGAAAGTAATTGTGGTCGCTCCGGATAGCCCTCAATCCGCTATGGGTCATGCAATTACAATCAACAAACCGCTGCGATTGGATAAGGTAAATGTCTTTGAAGGAGTGGATTCATGGCAATGTTCAGGTACTCCTGTTGATTGTGTGAAACTTGCGGTCAATCAAATTTTGCATAAAAAACCGGATTTATGTGTTTCCGGAATTAATCATGGCTCAAACTCTTCTATTAATGTGATTTATTCAGGTACGATGTCCGCAGCAATGGAAGGTGCCATTGAAGGTATTCCAAGTATCGGCTTCAGTCTTTTGAATTACAGTATGGAGGCTGACTTTTCACCTTCAAGAAAAATAATTGACAAAGTAGTTCGCAACATTTTAAAGATTGGCTTACCGGAAGGAACATTGCTCAACGTGAATATTCCAAATCTGCCTATTTCGAAGATAAAAGGAATTCGAATTTGTCGACAGGCAAATGCAAAATGGAAAGAAGAATTTGATGAACGCAAGGATCCTTATGGGCGCACCTATTATTGGCTGACAGGTAAGTTCATCAATTTCGATAGTGGTGATGATACGGATGAATGGGCATTACAAAACGGGTATGTTTCTGTAGTTCCGGTCCAGTTCGACTTCACTGCTCATCACGCCATTCCTCATTTAAACACCGTGAAATGGCATGAAAAAATTTAAATTAAAGGACAATATTTTTGTCGGTATCCTGCTTGGAGCCATTGCTCTTCTTTCTCTTTATTTTCTTCTCACTGCCATCGATATCGTATTTTTAAACTATGCAGATCGACCATTCTTCATTCGCCCGGATTCAAAACAATTACTACTGCTCGCCACTTTGATCATTCTCTTCAGGAATCAGATAAAAGAAGGAGAGATTGAATTGGCAAAAGGATTTTTTCTCACGTTGTTTTGCAGTGTCTTGCTCTATCTGGTACAGAAGAAGACTAATTTCGCTTTATGGTAAATCAATCAAAGTATCGGCTTAAAGACCGGTTTATGACCGGATTTGTTCCCGGGTTACTTATGCCACTATTGGGTTTTTACGTCTATTATTTGCTCTTTTTCGGATACATGACCTTCGACCATTTCATTGATCATGTCATCAAAGCAAACATTGCTGTATCGGTATTGAGTCTTGGAGCCATATTAAATCTCGGACTATTCTTTCTATTCTATAAAAAGGAAACGGATAAAGCTGCTCAGGGAGTAATAGGTGCTACTTTTATCTATGCTTTCATTGTCTTCTACTTTAAAATCCTCTCATGAAGTATTATATTATAGCGGGAGAAGCCTCCGGCGATTTACACGGAAGCAATCTCATACAAGCTTTAAAGAAGGATGATTTGAAGGCAGAATTCCGTTGCTGGGGAGGAGATTTGATGGAAGATCAGGGGGCTGTCATAGTGAAGCATTACCGGGATCTGGCATTCATGGGTTTTTTAGAAGTGGTGGCTAACCTTCGGACCATTCTTCGCAATCTTTCTTTTTGTAAGCAGGATATTCTGGACTGGAAACCGGATGCTATCATCTTAATCGATTATCCCGGATTTAACTTACGCATAGCAGAATTTGGTAAAAAAGCAGGCATAAAAATAATCTATTATATCTCTCCCCAAATATGGGCCTGGAAGGAATCCCGAATTAATAGAATTAAGAGAGATGTCGATAAAATGTTTGTCATACTCCCTTTTGAGAAAGAATTCTATCATCAAAGAGGGATGGAAGTTGAATTTGTTGGCCACCCCTTAATCGATGCTATCGGAAACAGAAAGTGGGCAGAGGATGATTGGGAAAAACGGAATAATATACCTGAAGGTAAAAAGTTGATTGCGCTTTTACCCGGAAGCAGAAAACAGGAAATAGAAACAATGCTTCCTATTATGCTTAGTGCTACAGAAAATCTGGACCAATTTCATTTTATTTTAGCTGTAGCTCCATCACAACCACTGGAATTATACCTTGAAATTATCGGGGCGAGAAAAGATATTACTCTGATCCGGAATCAAACCTAT from Bacteroidota bacterium harbors:
- a CDS encoding Gfo/Idh/MocA family oxidoreductase, yielding MLKVGVLGAGHLGKIHLRQILELKDVYELVGFYDPDPITSEKVSQELGIRNFKTMEELIEQVEVVDVVTPTVNHYECASKALRMSRHVFIEKPLANTLQESKDLIRLAKEADMKVQIGHVERFNPAFKAASPYLHQPMFIETHRLAQFNPRGTDVSVVLDLMIHDIDIVLSVVRSSVKKISTSGVAVVSDTPDIANARIEFDNGCVANLTASRISLKNMRKTRFFQRDAYISVDFLKKSTEVVRLKEVEGDPDPLAVLLEMGDGKPVKQIYFENPGVEDSNAIREELRSFAEAIVEDKTPKVSIDDGYAALNVAYQVIDKLKLLPSIVS
- the lpxB gene encoding lipid-A-disaccharide synthase; translated protein: MKYYIIAGEASGDLHGSNLIQALKKDDLKAEFRCWGGDLMEDQGAVIVKHYRDLAFMGFLEVVANLRTILRNLSFCKQDILDWKPDAIILIDYPGFNLRIAEFGKKAGIKIIYYISPQIWAWKESRINRIKRDVDKMFVILPFEKEFYHQRGMEVEFVGHPLIDAIGNRKWAEDDWEKRNNIPEGKKLIALLPGSRKQEIETMLPIMLSATENLDQFHFILAVAPSQPLELYLEIIGARKDITLIRNQTYAILSKSSAALVTSGTATLETALFGVPEVVCYKGNVLSYWIARQLVKVKYISLVNLVMDQEIVKELIQDELQPKNLQSELMKLFDRESRQTMLKSFEALKIKLGGQGASKNTSNLIIKYLSDLSKV
- the surE gene encoding 5'/3'-nucleotidase SurE, whose protein sequence is MSTKKKTIKKSGKPVILVTNDDGITAPGIRNLVEAMKLIGKVIVVAPDSPQSAMGHAITINKPLRLDKVNVFEGVDSWQCSGTPVDCVKLAVNQILHKKPDLCVSGINHGSNSSINVIYSGTMSAAMEGAIEGIPSIGFSLLNYSMEADFSPSRKIIDKVVRNILKIGLPEGTLLNVNIPNLPISKIKGIRICRQANAKWKEEFDERKDPYGRTYYWLTGKFINFDSGDDTDEWALQNGYVSVVPVQFDFTAHHAIPHLNTVKWHEKI
- a CDS encoding protein-L-isoaspartate(D-aspartate) O-methyltransferase, with product MLQDSFRHQGLRRQLVAQLREKGIQNEMVLEAIGKIPRHLFMDNAFLEFAYQDKAFPIACGQTISQPFTVAYQTQLLDPAKGEKVLEIGTGSGYQSAVLAESGAKVFSIERHKPLHEETRKRLDQLNYFSIKTHYGDGFKGLPAFAPFDKILVTCGAPEIPQILLGQLKVGGIMVIPVGSLTEQVMTTVIKKPGGEIEIIHFDTFRFVPMLGDKVR